In the Chroococcidiopsis sp. SAG 2025 genome, one interval contains:
- the hepC gene encoding heterocyst development glycosyltransferase HepC, giving the protein MSATDDESTLLLSKKFHDIYQYVTMQNSELNFDVRVLDNYSSASVLKHGQIENISPNYEVKLRQGQLLVKLASNKERTSLLSSRDRQFLTEWLQYCPARLVRIDPALGAIAIQLWADVCKQTEKVTFLRIPPAQGLRKHQYRFSWWVKRIVDRVIAIVLLLTLSPVFLGLSLLINFDSPGRIFSYQWCVGERGKLFQMIKFRTTAPNLTTQHYQTTGDRQAPDKCNDLHVTRLGCWMRKYSLNKLPQLLNVVRGDMSFVGSSVYSLNDAIRLAPDSQRQLNALPGIIVLSHLNFNLWAKK; this is encoded by the coding sequence ATGAGCGCAACAGATGATGAATCGACACTGCTTCTGAGTAAAAAATTTCATGATATTTACCAATACGTCACTATGCAAAATTCTGAATTAAACTTTGATGTAAGAGTTTTAGATAACTATTCTAGTGCCTCTGTTCTGAAGCACGGTCAAATAGAAAATATAAGTCCCAACTATGAAGTTAAACTTCGGCAGGGACAGCTTTTAGTGAAGCTTGCTTCCAATAAAGAGCGTACTAGTTTGCTTTCATCTCGGGATCGACAGTTTTTAACTGAGTGGCTGCAATATTGTCCCGCACGTTTAGTTCGCATAGATCCAGCTTTAGGTGCGATCGCGATCCAACTTTGGGCAGATGTCTGCAAGCAAACAGAAAAGGTGACTTTTTTACGAATTCCTCCCGCACAGGGACTTCGCAAACATCAATATCGGTTTAGCTGGTGGGTAAAACGAATAGTCGATCGCGTTATTGCTATTGTATTATTACTAACTCTTAGCCCAGTCTTTTTAGGGCTTTCCCTCCTCATTAATTTTGACTCACCAGGGCGAATTTTTTCCTATCAATGGTGTGTTGGAGAAAGGGGCAAGCTGTTTCAGATGATTAAATTCCGTACAACAGCTCCAAATTTGACAACGCAACACTATCAAACTACAGGCGATCGGCAAGCTCCAGATAAGTGTAATGATTTGCATGTTACAAGACTAGGTTGTTGGATGCGTAAATATAGCTTGAATAAGCTGCCACAACTACTCAATGTGGTACGAGGCGACATGAGTTTTGTAGGTTCATCAGTTTATAGTTTGAATGATGCTATAAGACTTGCTCCTGATAGCCAAAGGCAACTGAATGCACTGCCAGGGATAATCGTCCTTTCCCATCTGAATTTTAACTTGTGGGCGAAAAAATAA
- a CDS encoding glycosyltransferase family 4 protein, with the protein MNTLVLSTFDLNGGAARAAYRLHLGLQSGGLNSKMMVQYKSSNDKTVLEPSNKFGKWVNRLRPNLDGLPLQFYPKRNCNIFSCQWLPDSLESKLKHLCLDVINLHWNCGGYLSIESLAKFKIPLVWTIHDMWAFTGGCHYSQDCDRYTSSCGSCFQLHSNNPHDLSHWIWQRKAKAWKELDLTIVAPSIWLAKCAKSSSLFKDLRIEVIPNSLDTQKYKPVERGVAREILNLPQDKQLILFGAVESTSEPRKGFHLLQAALQKLSQSGWQDTVELVVFGSSQPENSVELGFKSHYLGNFSDDLSLALIYAAADVFVAPSIQDNLPNTIMEAIACGTPCVAFNIGGMPDLIDHQKNGYLAQKLEVESLARGISWILEDSDRYQSLRQSARTKAEQEFSLEIQARRYIELFAKVIDENLRDRIALG; encoded by the coding sequence ATGAACACTCTAGTTCTCAGTACTTTCGATCTTAATGGTGGAGCTGCTCGCGCTGCTTATCGCTTACATTTAGGTTTGCAAAGTGGTGGATTGAACTCTAAAATGATGGTGCAGTATAAGTCTAGTAATGATAAAACAGTTCTCGAACCTTCAAATAAGTTTGGGAAGTGGGTTAACAGATTGAGACCGAATCTGGATGGACTACCATTGCAATTTTACCCCAAGCGTAACTGCAACATCTTTTCTTGTCAGTGGCTTCCAGACTCGCTTGAATCAAAATTAAAGCACCTTTGCCTTGACGTAATTAATCTTCATTGGAATTGTGGGGGCTATTTAAGTATTGAGAGTCTTGCTAAATTTAAAATACCTTTAGTCTGGACTATCCATGATATGTGGGCATTTACAGGGGGTTGTCATTATAGTCAAGACTGCGATCGCTATACTAGTTCTTGTGGCTCTTGCTTCCAACTTCACAGCAATAATCCGCACGATCTCTCTCATTGGATATGGCAACGTAAAGCAAAAGCATGGAAAGAATTAGACTTAACCATTGTTGCTCCCAGTATTTGGTTAGCTAAATGTGCTAAATCAAGCTCTTTGTTTAAAGATCTGCGAATAGAGGTAATTCCTAATAGCTTAGATACTCAAAAGTACAAACCAGTAGAGCGAGGCGTAGCACGAGAAATACTCAACCTGCCACAAGATAAGCAACTTATTCTCTTTGGTGCGGTAGAATCGACTAGCGAACCTAGAAAGGGTTTTCATTTACTTCAAGCTGCTTTACAAAAACTGAGTCAATCTGGATGGCAAGATACAGTAGAGCTAGTTGTTTTTGGTTCTTCTCAACCTGAAAATTCAGTTGAATTGGGTTTCAAGTCTCACTACTTAGGAAATTTTAGTGATGACCTTTCACTCGCATTAATTTATGCAGCAGCAGATGTTTTTGTGGCTCCATCAATTCAAGACAACTTACCAAATACTATAATGGAAGCAATTGCCTGTGGTACTCCATGCGTAGCTTTTAATATTGGTGGTATGCCCGATCTGATCGATCACCAAAAAAATGGTTACTTAGCTCAAAAATTGGAAGTCGAAAGTTTGGCTCGGGGTATTTCTTGGATACTAGAAGATAGCGATCGCTACCAAAGTTTACGTCAATCTGCTCGTACAAAAGCAGAACAAGAGTTTTCTTTAGAAATCCAAGCACGTCGCTATATAGAACTTTTTGCAAAAGTTATTGATGAAAATCTTCGCGATCGGATTGCGCTTGGATAA
- the hepA gene encoding heterocyst formation ABC transporter subunit HepA: MRTSLWRNNYFLLREFKHFRKIAILAIIYSLLAAVFEGVTIGFITLFLQTFTTPDASPIKIGIDWFDVWILGINASTSSRLYRVAILIFLTVWLRFSFVYLGNFTTTLAELHLSNCIRQRIFDQFQKLSLSFFLKKRAGELINNIYGEANQLRLAVGVASILISRSFTLLVYTISMFWLSWQLTVISILMFILLATGLATLVKRVREASFEAVTSTHNFMSMVMEYITGIRTVQVFAAYDFEFQRFNKATTELMRTHAKSAAASALVQPITEAVASTILLIMLIAAVAVFVASGRLEIASLLAFLFVLLRTAPVVAQINAAWAHVNSFQGSLNSIKQLLKTDDKPYLENGIIQFSGLKQGIEFVAVDFAYNPHQLVLQNISLTMKRGQMTALVGASGAGKSTIADLLPRFYDPTRGKILIDGVDLQDFDINTLRRKIAMVSQDTFIFNTSVRNNIAYAMEDVDEAAIQKAAQLANALEFIQNLPEGFDTQLGDRGVRLSGGQRQRIAIARALLRNPEILILDEATSALDSEAERLIQESIEQLAVGRTVIAIAHRLSTIVRADKVVVLEQGRIVEQGTYKELLERRGKLWKYHQMQHQTN; this comes from the coding sequence ATGAGAACAAGCTTATGGCGAAATAACTACTTTCTCTTACGAGAATTCAAACACTTTCGCAAAATTGCTATATTGGCAATAATTTATTCATTATTGGCAGCCGTATTTGAAGGAGTTACAATTGGTTTTATTACGCTTTTTTTGCAAACATTTACTACTCCTGATGCTTCACCAATTAAAATAGGTATTGATTGGTTTGATGTTTGGATTTTAGGTATAAATGCATCAACTTCTAGTCGTCTTTATCGAGTAGCTATCCTAATTTTTCTCACAGTTTGGCTACGCTTTAGCTTTGTTTATCTAGGTAATTTCACGACTACGCTTGCTGAACTGCATCTGTCAAATTGCATACGGCAACGAATTTTCGATCAGTTCCAGAAGCTAAGTTTAAGTTTTTTTCTGAAAAAGCGTGCGGGTGAGTTAATTAATAATATTTACGGCGAAGCTAATCAACTTAGGTTAGCTGTCGGTGTAGCTTCTATCTTAATTTCTAGGAGCTTTACGTTATTAGTGTATACGATATCGATGTTTTGGCTGTCTTGGCAACTGACAGTTATTTCGATTCTCATGTTTATTCTGCTAGCAACAGGGTTAGCTACACTAGTAAAACGGGTAAGAGAAGCTAGTTTTGAGGCTGTAACATCTACTCATAACTTCATGTCAATGGTAATGGAATATATTACCGGCATCCGTACTGTTCAAGTGTTTGCAGCTTACGATTTTGAGTTTCAGCGGTTTAACAAAGCTACGACAGAATTGATGCGTACTCATGCTAAATCCGCAGCTGCCTCAGCACTAGTACAACCAATTACCGAAGCTGTAGCTAGTACTATTCTTCTAATTATGCTGATTGCAGCAGTCGCAGTTTTTGTGGCAAGTGGTAGGCTAGAAATAGCCTCACTACTAGCATTTTTATTTGTTCTATTGCGTACTGCACCAGTGGTAGCACAGATCAATGCAGCTTGGGCGCATGTTAATAGCTTTCAAGGCTCATTAAATAGTATTAAGCAGCTCTTGAAAACGGATGATAAACCTTATTTGGAAAACGGGATAATTCAGTTTTCAGGATTGAAGCAAGGCATTGAATTTGTTGCTGTAGATTTTGCCTACAATCCTCATCAACTAGTGCTACAAAATATCTCATTAACAATGAAGCGAGGACAAATGACAGCATTAGTTGGTGCTTCTGGTGCTGGTAAGTCTACCATAGCAGATCTTCTGCCTCGCTTTTACGATCCTACAAGAGGCAAGATACTGATTGATGGAGTCGATTTGCAAGATTTCGACATCAATACGTTGCGGCGTAAGATAGCTATGGTAAGTCAAGATACGTTCATTTTTAATACATCTGTCCGTAACAATATTGCTTACGCTATGGAAGATGTTGATGAAGCTGCGATTCAAAAAGCGGCTCAACTTGCTAATGCACTAGAGTTTATCCAAAACCTACCTGAAGGTTTCGATACACAGTTAGGAGATCGAGGAGTTAGGCTTTCTGGCGGTCAACGGCAGCGAATTGCAATTGCTCGTGCCTTGCTGCGCAACCCAGAAATTCTGATCTTGGATGAAGCGACGAGTGCGCTAGACTCCGAAGCTGAGCGATTAATTCAGGAATCTATAGAACAACTTGCTGTAGGTCGAACAGTAATTGCGATCGCTCATCGACTCTCTACAATTGTTCGTGCTGATAAGGTGGTCGTGCTAGAACAGGGACGAATTGTAGAGCAGGGAACTTATAAAGAGTTACTGGAACGACGCGGTAAGCTTTGGAAGTATCACCAGATGCAACATCAGACAAATTGA
- a CDS encoding glycosyltransferase family 2 protein produces the protein MSSRRDVTFIIVSYNSEKTLEASINSCLATVQKYYANTGAVVVYDNASSDNCPQIIDDFANRYPSTFKGIKSHENIGFGRANNKAVQLSPSKTYFLINPDVVFEPEIVNTLTATLNSANDIAIVCPKLLYLDRSIQPSIRKFPSFTYFLLRNLLGERLQQRFYPFKYYYDIAPTLDSAVEVNWAIGAFMVVSQDYVDRYGLFDERFFLYFEDVSLCVDAWLNGFRVIFQPQVYALHMYQRVSTSSKFNYMKLLHTVSALRFFAKYRPYKKRWQLLTHLLELNLSLKSF, from the coding sequence ATGTCTAGTAGACGTGATGTAACATTTATCATTGTTTCCTATAATTCAGAAAAAACATTGGAAGCATCGATCAATTCCTGTCTCGCAACTGTTCAAAAATATTATGCAAATACAGGAGCAGTTGTAGTTTATGACAATGCTTCTTCTGATAATTGTCCTCAAATTATTGATGACTTTGCAAACAGATATCCATCTACATTTAAAGGTATAAAAAGTCATGAAAATATAGGATTTGGTAGAGCCAACAATAAAGCCGTTCAACTTTCTCCTAGTAAGACCTACTTTTTAATCAATCCTGACGTTGTATTTGAACCCGAGATCGTTAATACCTTAACTGCGACATTAAATTCAGCAAATGATATTGCAATTGTCTGTCCTAAACTTCTCTATCTAGATCGATCTATTCAGCCTTCGATCCGAAAATTCCCTTCCTTTACTTATTTTTTACTAAGAAATTTACTAGGTGAAAGATTACAGCAGCGTTTTTATCCATTTAAGTACTACTATGATATAGCACCAACTTTAGACAGCGCCGTTGAGGTTAACTGGGCTATTGGTGCTTTTATGGTTGTTTCACAAGATTATGTAGATAGATATGGTTTATTTGATGAAAGGTTTTTTCTGTACTTTGAAGATGTGAGTTTGTGTGTCGATGCATGGCTCAATGGATTTAGGGTAATCTTTCAACCTCAAGTTTACGCGCTACACATGTACCAGCGTGTAAGTACGAGTTCAAAATTCAATTACATGAAGTTACTACACACAGTTTCAGCATTGCGCTTCTTTGCAAAGTACAGACCATATAAGAAGAGGTGGCAATTACTAACTCATTTACTTGAGTTAAATTTGAGCTTAAAATCTTTTTAG
- the rfbB gene encoding dTDP-glucose 4,6-dehydratase produces MSNLFKSERHECSEDKTRTVLVTGGAGFIGANFILQAREAQWYNVVNLDKLTYASNLQNLTALENDSGYRFIRGDIGDPQLVSHLLEQYQPDAVINFAAESHVDRSILNPLTFALTNVTGTLQLLEACRAYWQKLPAHKQEIFRFLQVSTDEVYGSLSITDSPFCEDNPYEPNSPYAASKAGADHFVRAYYHTYGLPTLITNCSNNYGPRQFPEKLIPLTILNAMEGQLLPIYGDGQNIRDWLYVSDHCEALHLVLQQGKVGETYCIGGQNEQTNLMVVEKICTILDELLPSKPNFSHSSLITFVKDRPGHDRRYAIDCTKMNRELGWKPTESFDSGLLKTVQWYINHPQWVEQIRTGAYQSWIEQNYIDRTANYLSV; encoded by the coding sequence ATGAGCAATCTCTTTAAATCTGAAAGACACGAATGCAGCGAGGACAAAACACGAACTGTATTGGTAACAGGTGGAGCTGGTTTTATTGGTGCAAACTTCATCCTTCAAGCTAGAGAAGCGCAATGGTATAACGTAGTTAATCTAGATAAGCTGACCTACGCCAGTAATTTACAAAATTTGACAGCTTTAGAAAACGATTCTGGATACCGTTTTATCCGAGGTGATATTGGCGATCCCCAGTTGGTAAGTCATTTATTAGAACAATATCAACCTGATGCAGTCATTAACTTTGCTGCCGAAAGCCATGTCGATCGCTCAATCTTAAATCCCTTAACCTTTGCTCTGACTAATGTAACGGGTACGCTTCAGCTACTAGAAGCTTGCCGAGCCTATTGGCAAAAATTACCAGCTCACAAGCAGGAGATATTTCGCTTTTTGCAAGTGTCTACTGATGAAGTTTATGGTTCTTTGAGCATAACAGACTCACCTTTTTGCGAAGACAATCCTTACGAACCTAATAGTCCCTACGCAGCATCTAAAGCGGGAGCCGATCACTTCGTGCGGGCATACTACCATACGTATGGTTTACCTACCCTAATCACCAATTGCTCGAATAATTACGGTCCTCGTCAGTTTCCAGAGAAGCTAATTCCTTTAACAATTCTCAATGCTATGGAGGGGCAGCTTTTGCCAATATACGGCGATGGGCAAAATATTAGAGACTGGCTGTATGTATCCGACCACTGTGAAGCTCTTCATCTCGTCCTACAACAAGGAAAGGTAGGTGAGACCTACTGTATTGGGGGTCAGAACGAACAAACAAACTTAATGGTTGTGGAAAAAATTTGTACGATTTTGGACGAATTGTTACCTAGCAAACCTAACTTTTCTCACTCTTCTTTAATTACTTTTGTTAAAGATCGACCAGGACACGATCGCCGATATGCGATCGACTGTACCAAAATGAATCGAGAGCTAGGCTGGAAACCAACCGAGAGTTTTGACAGTGGTTTACTAAAAACAGTGCAGTGGTATATCAATCATCCTCAGTGGGTAGAGCAGATCCGCACTGGAGCTTATCAAAGCTGGATCGAGCAAAATTACATCGATAGAACAGCTAACTACTTGTCTGTGTAG
- the metK gene encoding methionine adenosyltransferase — translation MEACNLSRYLFTSESVTEGHPDKICDQISDAILDAHLSQDPKSRVAAEVVVNTGLVLITGEISSKAKVDYVKLVRQKIAEIGYTDANNGFSANSCSILVALDEQSPDIAQGVNKAQEYEQGDNEDDWSAIGAGDQGIMFGYACKETPELMPLPISLAHRLARQLAKVRKIGKLSYLRPDGKTQVTVVYENGRPVGIDTILISTQHSEATTLGEIYQGLLLEVVEPVFADLDIQIDNSTRFLVNPTGKFVIGGPQGDSGLTGRKIIVDTYGGYSRHGGGAFSGKDPTKVDRSASYACRYVAKNIVAAGLADKCEVQLSYAIGMSKPVSILIDTFGTGKLPEEDLLNLVNQNFDLRPAGLIHTFNMQGLPQERNGRFYQDVAAYGHFGRMDLDLPWERLDKVPQLQEAITVQMSA, via the coding sequence ATGGAGGCGTGCAATTTGAGCAGATATTTGTTCACATCAGAGTCTGTAACAGAGGGGCATCCTGACAAAATTTGCGATCAGATTTCGGATGCAATCCTAGATGCTCATTTAAGTCAAGATCCTAAGAGTCGTGTGGCAGCAGAGGTCGTTGTCAATACTGGTTTAGTCCTGATAACAGGTGAAATCTCCTCAAAAGCAAAAGTGGATTACGTCAAACTAGTCCGACAAAAAATTGCTGAGATTGGCTACACCGATGCCAATAATGGCTTTTCTGCGAATAGCTGTTCGATATTAGTTGCTCTAGACGAACAGTCACCAGACATCGCTCAAGGAGTCAACAAAGCGCAGGAGTACGAACAAGGCGATAACGAAGATGATTGGAGTGCTATTGGCGCTGGCGATCAAGGAATCATGTTTGGCTATGCTTGCAAAGAAACTCCTGAGTTGATGCCACTGCCGATTAGTTTAGCTCATCGCCTTGCTCGGCAGTTGGCAAAGGTGCGGAAAATTGGCAAGCTTTCGTACTTGCGCCCTGATGGTAAAACTCAAGTCACAGTTGTTTACGAGAATGGTCGTCCCGTAGGCATAGATACGATTTTAATTTCTACTCAACATTCAGAAGCAACAACCTTAGGAGAGATTTATCAAGGGTTGCTACTAGAAGTCGTCGAACCTGTATTTGCCGATCTTGATATTCAGATCGATAATTCCACTCGTTTTTTAGTCAATCCTACAGGCAAATTTGTCATTGGTGGACCCCAGGGAGATTCTGGACTCACTGGACGCAAAATTATTGTCGATACTTACGGCGGCTACTCGCGGCACGGTGGTGGTGCTTTTTCCGGCAAAGACCCTACTAAAGTGGATCGATCGGCAAGTTATGCTTGTCGTTATGTAGCCAAAAATATTGTGGCTGCTGGCTTAGCCGATAAATGTGAAGTACAGCTCAGTTATGCGATTGGCATGAGCAAACCAGTGAGTATTTTGATTGATACCTTTGGAACGGGCAAACTACCTGAAGAAGATTTGCTTAATTTGGTCAATCAAAATTTCGATCTACGACCTGCTGGCTTAATTCATACCTTCAACATGCAAGGTTTACCTCAAGAACGCAACGGTCGTTTCTATCAAGATGTAGCTGCCTACGGTCACTTTGGTCGGATGGATTTGGATCTACCTTGGGAACGCTTGGACAAAGTTCCACAGTTACAGGAAGCTATTACAGTTCAGATGTCAGCATGA
- a CDS encoding methylenetetrahydrofolate reductase — MTEQYITDRVSRSSFRAAVKSGEFLITAEVTPPKGSDPTRMIEVALALRNWVHAVNVTDGSRAVLRMSPLAAATILLQHGIEPICQMTCRDRNQIAIQADLMGANALGINNILALTGDPVKAGDHTQARSVFDLESVRLLQTITKLNQGFDYNGKSLCDGATQIFSGAAVDPQLASWSGLQRRFERKVAAGAQFFQSQMIVDFSRLEKFMSQIAAKFNKPILAGIFLLKSAKNAQFINQYVPGVNIPQAIIARLEQATDPLHEGIVIAAEQVRLARQLCQGVHIMAVKREDLIPQILEIAEVTPHNNTVLNAANNSRIALLEPTLRLHSHTISDRTRL, encoded by the coding sequence ATGACCGAGCAATATATCACCGATCGCGTCAGTCGCAGCAGCTTCCGTGCAGCAGTTAAATCGGGGGAGTTTTTAATCACTGCCGAGGTAACTCCTCCAAAAGGAAGCGATCCGACTCGCATGATAGAAGTGGCATTAGCTTTGAGAAATTGGGTTCATGCAGTTAATGTTACAGATGGTAGTCGCGCAGTTTTAAGAATGAGTCCTTTAGCTGCCGCAACGATTTTGTTGCAGCACGGAATTGAGCCAATCTGTCAAATGACGTGCCGCGATCGCAATCAAATTGCTATTCAAGCCGATCTGATGGGGGCTAACGCTCTTGGTATTAACAATATCTTAGCTCTTACAGGCGATCCGGTAAAAGCAGGAGACCATACCCAAGCTCGAAGCGTATTCGATCTAGAATCTGTACGGCTCTTACAAACTATTACGAAACTCAATCAAGGATTTGATTATAACGGAAAAAGTTTGTGTGACGGAGCAACACAAATATTTTCAGGGGCAGCAGTCGATCCACAACTTGCTAGTTGGTCGGGATTACAACGACGTTTTGAGCGTAAGGTAGCAGCAGGAGCGCAGTTTTTTCAAAGCCAAATGATTGTTGATTTTAGCCGCTTAGAGAAGTTTATGAGTCAAATTGCGGCTAAATTCAACAAACCAATTTTAGCTGGAATTTTTTTACTGAAGTCTGCAAAAAATGCTCAATTCATTAATCAATACGTTCCAGGTGTGAATATTCCCCAGGCAATAATTGCTCGGTTAGAACAAGCTACCGATCCATTACATGAAGGCATAGTCATTGCAGCAGAACAAGTACGATTAGCTCGTCAACTATGCCAAGGCGTTCATATCATGGCAGTTAAACGAGAAGATTTAATTCCTCAGATTCTTGAAATAGCTGAGGTTACACCTCACAATAACACTGTGCTAAATGCAGCAAATAATAGTCGAATAGCATTATTAGAGCCAACACTACGTTTACATAGCCACACTATAAGCGATCGCACAAGGTTATGA
- a CDS encoding class I SAM-dependent methyltransferase: MNASPTTLISTTSLVDTEALSACPNCSSNQLNIWCRAYDRLHKSSQQEFIYSRCKECNLVFLSVRPVETEVYKFYPENYAPYQGTLNQQLQQITNLSNERSLGDRQKYQYVRKILKASFNTSKASLKALPFKNFLREIQEFYQPTGEGAKLLDFGCGSAQFLNEARKQGWNTLGMDFSEQAVEQASQDGHKALQVSPTVWNEIEDESLDFVRMNHVLEHLYHPKQVLTAIGRKMKPGAILHIAVPNPNGISAQTFRSQWWGLECPRHIMLYSPQVLKDFLIQLNFSHFKVFHESITKDFARSVGYFLSDRGRISSNEVETMMQRKFLSAQLYIPMKIAAICKAADRFHIFAKK, translated from the coding sequence ATGAATGCTTCACCTACAACATTAATTTCTACGACAAGTTTGGTAGACACTGAAGCATTATCTGCTTGTCCTAACTGTAGTAGCAACCAACTCAATATTTGGTGTAGAGCCTACGATAGACTGCACAAAAGTAGTCAGCAAGAATTTATATATTCTAGATGTAAAGAGTGTAATTTAGTCTTTTTATCAGTCAGACCCGTAGAAACAGAAGTTTATAAGTTTTACCCTGAAAATTACGCTCCATACCAAGGAACGCTAAATCAGCAGTTACAGCAAATAACAAATTTATCAAACGAGCGCTCGCTTGGCGATCGACAAAAATATCAATATGTTCGTAAAATTCTCAAAGCCTCATTCAATACTTCTAAAGCTAGTTTAAAAGCTCTACCTTTTAAAAATTTCCTAAGGGAGATTCAAGAATTTTATCAACCCACAGGAGAAGGTGCAAAACTCCTTGACTTTGGTTGTGGCTCGGCTCAATTTCTGAATGAAGCTCGCAAGCAAGGGTGGAATACTCTTGGTATGGACTTTTCAGAGCAAGCTGTAGAACAAGCTAGCCAAGATGGACATAAAGCCTTGCAGGTATCTCCAACAGTATGGAACGAAATAGAGGATGAATCCTTGGATTTTGTAAGAATGAACCACGTCCTAGAGCATCTTTATCATCCAAAACAAGTCTTAACGGCGATCGGACGAAAGATGAAACCAGGAGCTATACTACATATTGCAGTGCCGAACCCAAATGGAATTTCAGCTCAAACTTTTCGTTCTCAATGGTGGGGATTAGAATGTCCAAGGCATATAATGCTCTACTCTCCCCAAGTCTTAAAGGATTTTCTCATTCAACTCAATTTTTCCCATTTTAAGGTCTTCCATGAATCGATTACAAAAGACTTTGCTAGAAGTGTAGGCTATTTTCTATCCGATCGCGGTCGCATATCTTCTAACGAAGTTGAAACTATGATGCAACGCAAGTTCCTATCTGCTCAACTCTACATTCCTATGAAAATTGCAGCAATCTGTAAAGCGGCTGATAGATTTCACATCTTTGCAAAAAAGTAA
- a CDS encoding glycosyltransferase — protein MTQDERVRVFIGSGEASLLERKTLIHSLHKSTQRPLDIYVFNGTHNSIELNDGEPFLAPMSLKVKYKNITEFSLYRYLIPEICNFQGKAIYLDSDTICLTDIRKLFDTPVSDYDFLAKKDAYAGTDRWGLSVMLINCDKCRFDLELILDKIDRGFYSMTDFTGMSQAFLTHHPYAIATLDPHWNVFDYWDRRTHLIHYTNLHTQPWKYQNHPYGELWFDYFKEALESGYITVEDIKLSIDRGYVRHNLLKGNFSAVGSSVNSVKKALNFMKPLLAENRRRLGVFNQPA, from the coding sequence ATGACACAAGATGAGCGAGTAAGAGTTTTTATTGGCTCTGGTGAGGCAAGTCTTTTAGAGCGTAAAACCCTAATTCATTCTCTTCATAAAAGTACTCAACGTCCCTTAGATATTTATGTTTTTAATGGAACGCATAACTCAATTGAATTAAATGACGGAGAGCCTTTTTTAGCTCCGATGTCTTTAAAGGTTAAATATAAAAATATAACTGAATTTAGTCTTTACCGTTATTTAATTCCCGAAATCTGTAATTTTCAAGGTAAGGCAATTTATCTAGATTCGGACACTATTTGCCTTACAGATATCAGAAAACTTTTTGACACTCCGGTGTCGGACTATGATTTTCTAGCAAAAAAAGATGCTTACGCTGGAACCGATCGCTGGGGACTTAGCGTTATGCTAATTAACTGCGATAAGTGCCGATTCGATCTTGAATTAATTCTAGATAAAATCGATCGCGGCTTTTATTCCATGACAGATTTTACAGGTATGAGTCAGGCTTTTCTAACTCATCACCCTTATGCAATCGCCACGCTCGATCCTCACTGGAATGTTTTTGACTATTGGGATCGACGCACTCATCTGATCCACTACACAAATCTCCATACTCAACCGTGGAAGTATCAGAATCATCCTTACGGTGAGTTATGGTTTGACTATTTTAAAGAAGCTCTGGAATCTGGCTACATTACTGTAGAGGATATCAAATTGAGTATAGATAGAGGCTATGTCAGACACAATTTATTAAAAGGTAACTTTTCAGCGGTAGGAAGTTCGGTAAATTCTGTCAAGAAGGCTCTTAACTTCATGAAGCCACTGCTGGCAGAAAATCGGAGACGACTTGGCGTTTTTAATCAGCCAGCTTAA